A part of Streptomyces sp. NBC_00557 genomic DNA contains:
- a CDS encoding SAV_6107 family HEPN domain-containing protein, with protein sequence MANPSAAAARRRRATGPAPSLTGPASDVHPVLRRATAPPAALDLLAQARAGLDEAAVLETPNERYATAHLAALRTAAAVLAARGRPETSPRRRARIRSAWEVLPEIAPELTEWSALFASGAARRARAEAGIQGAASRRDADDLIRDVAMFLRIVERMLVVQPVLPQPRQDPGEPDGPRARGGLPDAG encoded by the coding sequence GCAGCCGCCGCCCGCCGGCGCCGCGCCACCGGCCCTGCCCCCTCACTGACCGGCCCGGCGAGCGACGTGCACCCCGTGCTCCGCCGGGCCACGGCCCCGCCCGCCGCTCTCGACCTGCTCGCCCAGGCCCGCGCCGGACTGGACGAGGCCGCCGTCCTGGAAACGCCGAACGAGCGCTATGCGACGGCCCACCTCGCCGCCCTGCGCACCGCCGCCGCCGTGCTCGCCGCCCGCGGCCGCCCCGAGACCTCGCCTCGGCGCCGCGCCCGGATCCGCAGCGCCTGGGAGGTGCTGCCCGAGATCGCCCCCGAACTGACCGAGTGGAGCGCGCTGTTCGCCTCCGGCGCCGCCCGCCGCGCTCGCGCCGAGGCCGGCATCCAGGGCGCGGCCAGCCGCCGGGACGCCGACGACCTGATACGGGACGTGGCGATGTTCCTGCGCATCGTCGAGCGGATGCTCGTCGTCCAGCCGGTCCTGCCCCAGCCCCGCCAGGACCCCGGAGAACCGGACGGCCCGAGGGCGCGCGGCGGCCTTCCGGACGCGGGCTGA
- a CDS encoding class I SAM-dependent methyltransferase has protein sequence MSDPMRPPASHQHPHPASPRSDTPRSRASLRTAVVWEVLQDALDRRVKATGREALDVLDTGGGSGNFAVPLARLGHRVTVVDPSPNALFALERRAAEAGVADRVKGVQGDAHGLFDVVERGGYDAVLCHGVLEYVDDPAEGVRNAVAALRSEGVLSLLAAGLGGAVLARALAGHFTEARQALQDPEGRWGSGDPMPRRFTAEQLTALVEGAGLRVGAVHGVRVFADLVPGVLVDTEPGALDALLKLESAAAELPAFHSVATQLHVLGETPGAAEG, from the coding sequence GTGTCGGACCCGATGCGCCCGCCCGCCTCCCACCAGCACCCGCACCCGGCGTCGCCGCGCTCCGACACCCCCCGCTCCCGCGCCTCCCTGCGCACCGCCGTCGTCTGGGAGGTCCTCCAGGACGCCCTCGACCGCCGGGTCAAGGCCACGGGACGCGAGGCGCTGGACGTCCTCGACACCGGAGGCGGCAGCGGCAACTTCGCCGTGCCCCTCGCCCGGCTCGGCCACCGCGTCACCGTCGTCGACCCCAGCCCCAACGCGCTGTTCGCGCTGGAGCGCCGGGCCGCCGAGGCCGGCGTCGCCGACCGGGTCAAGGGCGTCCAGGGCGACGCGCACGGCCTGTTCGACGTGGTCGAGCGCGGGGGCTACGACGCCGTGCTGTGCCACGGCGTCCTGGAGTACGTGGACGACCCGGCCGAGGGCGTCCGCAACGCCGTCGCCGCACTGCGCTCCGAGGGCGTCCTCAGCCTGCTCGCCGCCGGCCTCGGCGGCGCCGTGCTGGCCCGCGCCCTCGCCGGTCACTTCACGGAGGCCCGGCAGGCGCTGCAGGACCCCGAGGGCCGCTGGGGCTCCGGGGACCCGATGCCGCGCCGGTTCACCGCCGAGCAGCTCACCGCGCTCGTCGAGGGCGCGGGCCTCAGGGTCGGCGCCGTGCACGGCGTGCGGGTCTTCGCCGACCTGGTGCCCGGAGTTCTCGTGGACACCGAGCCCGGCGCCCTCGACGCGCTCCTCAAGCTGGAGTCCGCGGCGGCCGAGCTGCCCGCCTTCCACTCCGTCGCCACCCAGCTGCACGTGCTCGGCGAGACGCCGGGTGCCGCCGAGGGCTGA
- a CDS encoding DUF3040 domain-containing protein, producing the protein MPLSEHEQRMLEQMERALYAEDPKFASALEGNGLRTYTRRRVYQAVAGFLVGIALLMAGMVAQLIWVSVVGFLVMLGCAVLAVTGWRKAPKPGEQPAGAVRRQVRPKRSMMDRIEERWQRRRDGQGQ; encoded by the coding sequence GTGCCGCTCTCGGAGCACGAGCAGCGCATGCTCGAGCAAATGGAGCGAGCGCTGTACGCCGAAGATCCCAAGTTCGCGTCGGCGCTTGAGGGAAACGGGCTGCGGACGTACACCCGGCGGCGGGTCTACCAGGCGGTCGCGGGCTTCCTCGTGGGTATCGCGCTCCTCATGGCCGGAATGGTCGCGCAGCTGATCTGGGTCAGCGTGGTGGGTTTCCTCGTCATGCTGGGCTGCGCCGTACTCGCGGTCACCGGCTGGCGCAAGGCGCCCAAGCCGGGTGAGCAGCCGGCGGGCGCCGTCCGCCGCCAGGTGCGGCCGAAGCGCTCCATGATGGACCGAATCGAAGAGCGCTGGCAGCGCCGCCGGGACGGACAGGGACAGTAG
- a CDS encoding transglutaminase TgpA family protein, translating into MNGRARLALCAAAATLMASCALLPLVAVPTWLLQLVPLLAVQSGVGAAARRVPLGRTMTVLAQALVTLVLLTLVFAREHAVVGLLPGPDAFRHFGDLLQQGSNDVSEYAIPAPLTDGIKLMLIGGVLLIGLLVDTLAVTFRSAAPAGLPLLALYSVAAGLSGGGADWLWFLVAAAGYLMLLLAEGRDRLAQWGRVFGGAPRSAGTAESGAVAPVRTGRRIGALALGAALVVPLALPAMQGGLLDAAGTGVGAGDGNGGTISAVNPLVSLRDSLNTNTDRQVLSLRTSATDISDLYLRIVSLDDFDGTTWKPAQRHIVGVPDRFPTPLGLGGDVKRATVTTTVSAADWYAQDWLPMPYPPSGVRIGGRWRYEPVGMTLVGDHGQTTRGETYQVTSLDVQPTAAQLATAPEPPSALEREYTKVPSSVPKVVARTARQITAGARSHYEQAVKLQDYFAVSGGFQYDTQVEVGRGPNAIATFLKKKEGFCVHFSFAMAAMARTLGIPARVAVGFAPGTPQADGTVTVSQKDAHAWPELYFEGVGWTRFEPTPTRGTMPSYTQSDTPGTSLPNPDLPSHEASAAPSATASQGQSCAPDLAREQGCDTASAAAAPHSGGGGAGPWWSLLIGLAALVVLAVPLAPMLWRLRVRAVRLGGHARTEQGAVAHTLAAWQELTDSAWDHGIAPDESLTPRRAAARIAGLGRLDPAAGAAVHRLADAVEQALYAPRPRPAAGAAEDVRRVVAGLRGSVSAGARLRALLLPRSSVRVLWAVSARWSALRARLAGARPAPRRPSQQQG; encoded by the coding sequence GCTGACCCTGGTCTTCGCCCGGGAGCACGCGGTCGTCGGACTGCTGCCGGGCCCGGACGCCTTCCGGCACTTCGGCGACCTGCTCCAGCAGGGATCGAACGACGTCAGCGAGTACGCGATACCGGCGCCGCTGACCGACGGCATCAAGCTGATGCTGATCGGCGGGGTGCTGCTGATCGGTCTGCTGGTGGACACGCTCGCGGTGACCTTCCGCAGCGCCGCCCCGGCCGGGCTGCCGCTGCTCGCGCTGTACTCGGTGGCCGCCGGGCTGTCCGGTGGCGGGGCGGACTGGCTGTGGTTCCTGGTGGCGGCGGCCGGTTATCTGATGCTGCTGCTCGCGGAGGGCCGGGACCGGCTGGCGCAGTGGGGCCGGGTCTTCGGCGGCGCGCCCCGCTCCGCGGGTACCGCGGAGAGCGGCGCGGTGGCCCCGGTGCGCACCGGACGCCGGATCGGCGCGCTCGCGCTCGGCGCGGCCCTGGTGGTGCCGCTCGCCCTGCCCGCGATGCAGGGAGGCCTGCTGGACGCCGCCGGCACGGGCGTGGGAGCGGGCGACGGCAACGGCGGCACGATCTCCGCGGTCAACCCCCTGGTGTCCCTGCGCGACAGTCTGAACACGAACACCGACCGCCAGGTGCTGTCCCTGAGGACCAGTGCGACCGACATCTCGGACCTGTATCTGCGCATAGTGTCCCTGGACGACTTCGACGGCACCACGTGGAAGCCGGCCCAGCGGCACATCGTCGGCGTGCCGGACCGGTTCCCCACCCCCCTCGGTCTCGGCGGGGACGTCAAGCGGGCCACGGTGACGACGACGGTCTCGGCGGCGGACTGGTACGCCCAGGACTGGCTGCCGATGCCGTACCCGCCGAGCGGGGTGAGGATCGGCGGCCGCTGGCGCTACGAGCCGGTCGGCATGACGCTCGTCGGCGACCACGGCCAGACCACCCGCGGCGAGACCTACCAGGTGACCAGCCTGGACGTGCAGCCGACCGCGGCACAGCTGGCCACGGCGCCCGAGCCGCCCTCCGCCCTGGAGCGCGAGTACACGAAGGTGCCGTCCTCGGTGCCGAAGGTGGTGGCCAGGACCGCCCGGCAGATCACGGCGGGCGCCCGGAGCCACTACGAGCAGGCGGTCAAGCTCCAGGACTACTTCGCGGTCTCGGGCGGCTTCCAGTACGACACCCAGGTGGAGGTCGGCCGCGGTCCGAACGCCATCGCGACCTTCCTGAAGAAGAAGGAGGGCTTCTGCGTCCACTTCTCCTTCGCCATGGCGGCGATGGCCCGCACCCTCGGCATCCCGGCCCGGGTCGCGGTGGGCTTCGCGCCCGGCACCCCGCAGGCCGACGGCACGGTCACGGTGAGCCAGAAGGACGCGCACGCCTGGCCGGAGCTGTACTTCGAGGGCGTGGGCTGGACCCGCTTCGAGCCGACCCCGACCCGCGGCACCATGCCGTCGTACACCCAGTCGGACACGCCCGGGACCTCGCTGCCCAACCCGGACCTGCCGTCGCACGAGGCGTCCGCGGCGCCCTCGGCGACGGCCTCGCAGGGCCAGAGCTGCGCGCCCGACCTGGCCAGGGAGCAGGGCTGTGACACCGCGTCCGCGGCGGCGGCCCCGCACAGCGGCGGCGGTGGCGCGGGCCCGTGGTGGTCTCTGCTGATCGGTCTGGCCGCGCTGGTGGTCCTGGCGGTTCCGCTGGCGCCGATGCTGTGGCGGCTGCGGGTGCGTGCGGTGCGGCTCGGCGGACACGCCCGGACGGAACAGGGCGCGGTCGCGCACACCCTGGCGGCCTGGCAGGAGTTGACGGACAGCGCCTGGGACCACGGCATCGCGCCCGACGAGTCGCTGACCCCGCGTCGGGCGGCGGCCCGGATCGCCGGGCTGGGCCGGCTGGATCCGGCGGCCGGTGCCGCGGTGCACCGGCTCGCGGACGCGGTGGAGCAGGCCCTGTACGCGCCCCGGCCGCGTCCGGCGGCGGGCGCCGCCGAGGACGTGCGCCGAGTGGTCGCGGGCCTGCGCGGCAGCGTGAGCGCGGGCGCGCGGCTGCGGGCGCTGCTCCTGCCGCGCTCGTCGGTGCGGGTGCTGTGGGCGGTGTCGGCCCGCTGGTCGGCGCTCAGGGCCCGGCTCGCGGGGGCCCGGCCCGCACCGCGCCGGCCGTCGCAGCAGCAGGGCTGA